Within the Natrinema pellirubrum DSM 15624 genome, the region GCAGCCATCGTCGTGTTCGACGCCTCGCCGACGCTTGCGGCCTATCAGGCCACAGAGGAACTCGCTGGCGAGGAGTGGCCGACCGTCCGCGAGGAGCTACTGGAGTCGCTTGCAGACAGGAACACGAGACAGCGGACTGCGCGACGGCACGTCGAGATCTTTCTGTACGCGGAGCGATACGACGAGGCCATCGCCATCGCGGATCGGTTTTCGGATTACAAGGTAGTGGAGCCGGTCGTCGAGGCCGTCTGGGAGGAACACCCCCACTGGACGATCGACGCCTGCAAGGAGCAGGCCGAGCCGATAATCGAGGAGGGACAGTCTCAGCGATATCGCCACGCTGTGGACTGGCTGAAGACTGCCGGGAAGGCAGCCGAGGTCGCGGGCGAACTCGATGACTGGCGTGCCTACGTAGAGAACTTGCGGGACGAGCACTCCCAAAAGTACAAGCTCCGGCCGATGCTGGAGGAGTTGCTCGAGGAGTTCGAGAGGCGATAGCACAACTGGACCCATGACTGAGACAGATATCCAAGATCGGTTCGTCATCGAAGTTAGTCGCGTGGGGACTGTCGATCACATCGTCGACCTGGAAGCAGAACCGGCGAACAGGTCGCGATACTCACCTCGTCGTGAGTTGCCGGGGGAGAAGTTGTGTGATCGGAGTACGCGCTCACCCGCGAGTGAGTACATCGCGCTTCGAGACTACGCCGACTGGAAAGATCTCGATAAGACGACATTCGAGGGCGATGCGCCGGACGAAGTGTGTTCGTATTGCTGGGCAGCGGTACTCGAACAAATCAAGAAAGTAGAACAGCACGAACACGGTGACATCGACGAGCGTATCGGGACAGTTGGATACCGCCTCCGCTGGAAGCAGAAGGGCCGTGCCCGCGAGGAGTGGTACGACATCGTCGTCCGACCGGAGACGACGATGGCAGAACTCGATACACTCGTCTGCCGATTCACCACACTCGATGACTTCCATCTTCGTATGTACGGACTCGAGGACGAGTACCTTGACTCAACACTCAACGTTATCCCAGACCTCCAGTTCGCTGAAGTCGACGATCCCTCATACAGGAAGGCAAGCGAGATGACGATTGCCGATATCGCCGAACGCGCAGCGCTCTGGAAGGGGGACCGGCTCAGCATGGTCTACGATTTTGGAACTCCCTCACACTACTACTGCATCGTCAAGGAGGGGTACGATCCAGAGGAGATCGAGAAACTCCTTGAAAAGCGTGACCCAATCGCAGCGACCGAGACAGCTGCTATCATGGACGAGAAACGATCCTAGCAATGGCCACGATCGGATAGTTGCCCCGCTCTTTTTCACCGGACTCCTCGATTGACATCCTCACCCGCCTGAAGACGGGGTGAATCCCGAGCGGTGGGATATTAGGGTTTGCAGTCTACCTGTTCGTGTGGGGTGAAACACACCTGCGGTTGTATCGAACAGGTAGACTCCGGGCTGTGCCAACCAGCCGTTACTCATATCTCCGGTTGGGAGAGTTTGAGTTATTCGCCGGCTGCGTTCAGCGCACTGTTCAGCTCGAAAAGCTCCTGAACGGCATCGCTCTTGGCGACTTGATACCGGCGGGGTGACGAGTTCGCTACTTCCTCGACGATCTCGGTTTCTACCAGAAGGTCGATGTACTTACTCACTGTCTGCCGGGTAACGCCAGCATGATCCGCGAGCTCCGTCTTGGTGAACTCTCGGCCCGGGGGGAGCGTGAGAATGGCGTCGATGAGGATTGGGACACTCTCGTGCTGAAAGAGATACAAGACACCGCTCGGATTCTCTAGGCGGGCCTCCTTGGTGTCCTTCTCCGCTGCTGGATGCTTCTGAGGTGACTCGCTCATACTTCTGGTTTACCGGTGATAACACATAACTGTTGTCCCGGACGTTAATACGCATTAACACACTCTTATCAAAGAGGCATAGAAAGAGGGGAATATGCGTAAGCCGTCGGTGAAATGTGCGCTCCTCGCAGCAATGATAGCCGAGCATCGGTGGGGCTCGCCTATCGTTGAAGAGAACCTCCTCTCTATTGCTGCTATCGAGACGAGTGACTACCCCACCGCCAGCGACGTCTTCGACGAGCTGCGGTCCAAGCCCTACATCACGAATCAAGGGAACCGAGGAATCGAACTCGACAACAGCGAGTTCGGTCACCTAGCCGATGTCCTCTACCACGAGTGCGACTGGGAACCGTTTGAGATCAAAAGCCGCCTGAAACACTACGAGGGCTGGGAAACCCACGACTGGGCGTGACCGTGTTCAGACTTACGTAGGCAGCTCGTACCCCCTCGTTTGAGTCCCCGGTGGGGCGACTATAGCCCAACTGCGCGTGATCTACAATGCCGATCATAACAGTCAGTTTCACATTACGAAAAGGCGGCTGCAGCCCGTGGTCTGTTGCGGAGCTGTCGGCTTCCTCTCCGGCTCGAAACCGCTGACTCATTCCTCGACTTACTCGGTTGCTTGTCCCGGACGTGGCGCTTGTGCATACTTATCGATCTCGGGCGTGGTGTCCAGCCGCGTATACATATCCTGCAACGTCGCTTCAGCTCGCAAGAGGCCCGCCTCCGATAGCAACGCTCGTCCCTCCTCTGTCAGCCCGTAGAAGCGCCAGGGAAGATCTCGTTGTCGACGGTCGTCGGGAAGCATCCGTTCCTCGACGATACCGTCCTCGATCAAGATCTCGAGATGCTCGCGGATCGTACTCTGGCTCTTGCTTGGGTTCACGTAGCTGAGTTCCTTGAGCGAGGGTTGCGTAACTGTTACAAGATTTAGTATGAAACAGTAGCCTCCAGTAGCGATTCAGACCCGACTCGAAACCGCTTTACATATGTATACCATATAGAATGGTATGGGTGACCGCTACGAGATTGAAGGTGAGGAAATCGTTGAACGGGAGGTCAAACCATTCGGAAGCGGGGGCGCACACGTCACCGCACCAAAAGACTGGATTGGCGCTGACGTGAAGCTCGTCCGCACAACCACCCCAGACCCTACCGACGACGAGTAGCAATGCAACTCACCGAACAGTTCCATGTCCCGGACGACTGCCACGAGGCGTGCGACCGTCTCACCACACTCGTCCAGAAACACACCCAGCGACTTCTTACCGACGAATACTGGACAGACCAGCATCTCGACGCACTCAAAAACCACACTGGACAATCCTACACCTACATCCGAGACAACGACCACGACGCTTTCGAGAACGTCGATGAATACGTGTACAGCCGGTTCAAACGGTGTGTCTATCACCGCGTCACGCACGTCCTTGACGCCCACGCTGACGAATATCAGGCGTTCAACTTTGTTCTTGACACGGTTGCTGACCGGAAAATCAAACAGAGTGGCTGGAAACGACTCCGCAACCAACTGTTCAAAGACCACACACCGTATATCGAATGGCGGGTCTTAGAATCGGTTGTCGAACAACTCAACCAGTATTACGACCGACACGGCCACTTCCCTGAGAAATACACTGAACTGGTCGGCACGCCAGAACCGAACGGCACACTTCCGTATGCACCGGATAAGGGCGACTATCACATCCACGAATTGACGGTCGAAGATGGCGACCTCGTGTTCGTGGTGAACGCGCCGGACTCACTTTCCCCGGACAGTTACCATAATTGGACTGAGCATGAAATTCGGTTCCCTACGCATTCACGGTTTTGCGAACTGGTTGGGGTTGGTGACGTGAAAGCACCGACCCTCCACACGTCTGAACACGGCTACACGGTAGATGTGCCAGTAGACGTACCCGAAAATGACATAGACACAGTGGAGAACCGTGTCTTGGCCGTTGACCTCGGTGTGAAAAAGCAGGCAACGACCGTTGTGCTTGATGACGGCGAGGATGAGACACACAAGCAGGTCGCTCCACCGGAGTTCATCGATCACCCCTCCAAGGACAAATTGTTTCGGGTGAAATCTGATGCGGAAGGCATCAACGACCGTCTCAGTGAACTGCGGCGGCAGGGCAAAGACCATACTGACCGGTTCGATCACCTGTTGAGTGAGTATCAGCAGACCCGGCAGAAAGAACGCAGACTCCGAAACCAAATTCAACACGATGTAGCCAACCAGTTGGTGTGGTTGGCGGCTGAATACGACTGTGAGACCATCGTGTTTGAATCGCTCGGCCAGCTAGACTCCGGTAACACGAGTGGCAGTGTCGCATGGTCGATTAGTAGTTGGGCGCGCGGCGAACTACTCGAATACACCGACTACAAGGCCGAACTGTTGGGTGTTGATGTTTCGACGGTGAATCCGTGGGGCACCTCACGTCACTGTCCCCATTGTGGTGAGAAAGGGCAGACCGTGAAAGCGCCAAACGACCACACTGAGCAACGTCACGGAGGACACTTCCACTGCCCTGTGTGTAGCTACGAATGCGACCGTGATGTGGTCGGCGCAGTGAATGTCGGGCGGAAGCACCTGTCTGAGTCACGGATGGAACAGGCGAACCCGGTTGAGTATATCTCGACTGGGAAGCAC harbors:
- a CDS encoding DUF2080 family transposase-associated protein; amino-acid sequence: MGDRYEIEGEEIVEREVKPFGSGGAHVTAPKDWIGADVKLVRTTTPDPTDDE
- a CDS encoding winged helix-turn-helix domain-containing protein yields the protein MNPSKSQSTIREHLEILIEDGIVEERMLPDDRRQRDLPWRFYGLTEEGRALLSEAGLLRAEATLQDMYTRLDTTPEIDKYAQAPRPGQATE
- a CDS encoding RNA-guided endonuclease InsQ/TnpB family protein — encoded protein: MQLTEQFHVPDDCHEACDRLTTLVQKHTQRLLTDEYWTDQHLDALKNHTGQSYTYIRDNDHDAFENVDEYVYSRFKRCVYHRVTHVLDAHADEYQAFNFVLDTVADRKIKQSGWKRLRNQLFKDHTPYIEWRVLESVVEQLNQYYDRHGHFPEKYTELVGTPEPNGTLPYAPDKGDYHIHELTVEDGDLVFVVNAPDSLSPDSYHNWTEHEIRFPTHSRFCELVGVGDVKAPTLHTSEHGYTVDVPVDVPENDIDTVENRVLAVDLGVKKQATTVVLDDGEDETHKQVAPPEFIDHPSKDKLFRVKSDAEGINDRLSELRRQGKDHTDRFDHLLSEYQQTRQKERRLRNQIQHDVANQLVWLAAEYDCETIVFESLGQLDSGNTSGSVAWSISSWARGELLEYTDYKAELLGVDVSTVNPWGTSRHCPHCGEKGQTVKAPNDHTEQRHGGHFHCPVCSYECDRDVVGAVNVGRKHLSESRMEQANPVEYISTGKHASFPSHTDSTAENDVCARSSSGPDGSVSGVQSTTNTEQEQDLASGRQTRLPQFRASSLTTIACCTFKINSSDMAA
- a CDS encoding MarR family transcriptional regulator, which encodes MSESPQKHPAAEKDTKEARLENPSGVLYLFQHESVPILIDAILTLPPGREFTKTELADHAGVTRQTVSKYIDLLVETEIVEEVANSSPRRYQVAKSDAVQELFELNSALNAAGE